From one Populus alba chromosome 17, ASM523922v2, whole genome shotgun sequence genomic stretch:
- the LOC118037192 gene encoding protein DMP3 — protein MSLRLRTTPSSKKSSTPAEISTESSSSTTSNDSINKNEPETPRSPSRPPTFSQRAISQTLTSTANLANLLPTGTLLAFQILTPIFTNNGACDSATAPMTSVLLALLAVSCFLGSFTDSVRSPTDGQVYYGFATLKGMFLFDCPDPVGSGLSDLSKLKLRFIDVVHAVLSVLVFVAVALRDKNVLSCFYPMPKHETQEVLDVIPVGIGLLCSFLFLAFPTRRHGIGYPVTPGK, from the coding sequence ATGTCTCTCAGACTAAGAACAACACCTTCCTCCAAGAAATCATCCACACCTGCTGAAATATCCACAGAAAGTTCAAGCTCGACTACTAGCAACGATAGCATCAATAAGAACGAGCCTGAAACCCCAAGATCCCCATCAAGACCACCCACTTTCTCTCAAAGGGCAATCTCGCAAACCCTAACAAGTACAGCAAACCTAGCCAACCTCCTTCCCACAGGCACCCTCCTAGCATTCCAGATCCTCACCCCTATATTTACCAACAATGGTGCCTGTGATTCTGCCACAGCCCCCATGACCTCTGTCCTCCTTGCTCTCCTCGctgtttcttgttttcttggCTCCTTCACGGACAGTGTCAGGTCACCGACAGATGGACAAGTCTACTACGGTTTCGCAACCCTTAAGGGGATGTTTCTGTTTGACTGCCCGGATCCTGTTGGTTCAGGCTTGTCTGATCTGAGCAAGCTCAAGCTAAGGTTCATAGATGTGGTTCATGCAGTTTTATCAGTGCTTGTGTTTGTTGCTGTGGCTTTGAGGGATAAGAACGTTTTGAGTTGCTTTTATCCTATGCCTAAACATGAGACTCAGGAGGTTTTGGATGTCATCCCTGTTGGGATTGGTCTCCTCTGCAGCTTCTTGTTTCTCGCTTTCCCTACCAGAAGGCATGGGATCGGCTACCCCGTTACACCAGGCAAATAA
- the LOC118037193 gene encoding uncharacterized protein isoform X1: MTEVNPKASPEESPNERPSKISKTLQEEGDSSEEEEEKEEKEAVDKSMKPGLQRYLVAVEYIGTRFCGSQQQLNHRTVVGVLQEAFHKFIGQPVTICLSSRTDAGVHALSNVCHVDVERISKRKPGEVLPPHEPAVVRKAVNHFLQKEGDIMVTDVRSVPAHFHARFKAQERTYFYRLLIGPELLSTFEKDRAWHVSEELDLVSMQEACKVLAGHHDFSSFRASGCQAKSPFRTLEELSVLEVVSTPYFPSITEREQNSSNGEGPHSFHNKCKTGLPTGSISNGIMAGGLNSGTDLGFGIRRRHRCYVITARSRSFLYHQVRLLVGVLKSVGTGDLTVSDVERILNARSITAASPMAPACGLYLGHVKYELL, from the exons ATGACAGAAGTAAACCCAAAAGCCTCACCTGAAGAATCTCCGAACGAAAGACCTTCAAAGATCTCTAAAACCCTTCAAGAAGAAGGAGACTCGagcgaggaagaagaagaaaaagaagaaaaagaagctgTAGATAAATCAATGAAGCCAGGACTTCAACGTTACTTGGTAGCTGTTGAGTACATAGGCACTCGATTCTGTGGCTCCCAGCAACAGCTTAATCATAGAACTGTTGTTGGTGTCCTTCag GAGGCATTTCATAAATTCATTGGGCAGCCTGTAACAATCTGTCTATCCAGTAGGACT gaTGCAGGAGTACATGCATTGTCTAATGTTTGTCATGTTGATGTGGAACGCATAAGCAAAAGGAAGCCAGGTGAAGTG TTGCCGCCTCACGAACCAGCAGTAGTCAGAAAAGCCGTGAACCATTTCCTGCAG AAGGAAGGTGATATTATGGTGACTGATGTTCGAAGTGTTCCGGCTCATTTCCATGCGAGATTCAAAGCCCAAGAGCGCAC gtactTTTACCGCTTGCTGATTGGACCAGAGCTTTTGTCCACCTTTGAAAAAGACCGGGCATGGCATGTATCAGAGGAGTTAGATCTTGTTTCCATGCAG GAAGCTTGCAAAGTTCTTGCTGGACATCATGATTTTAGTTCCTTCCGGGCATCTGGTTGTCAG GCAAAATCACCATTCAGAACCTTAGAAGAACTTTCTGTTTTGGAGGTGGTTTCAACTCCATATTTTCCATCGATCACAGAAAGAGAACAGAACAGTTCAAATGGGGAAGGTCCTCATTCATTCCATAACAAGTGTAAGACTGGCTTGCCAACTGGATCTATTTCCAATGGTATTATGGCAGGGGGCTTGAATAGTGGAACTGATTTAGGTTTTGGGATAAGGAGAAGACATCGCTGCTATGTCATAACAGCTCGTTCTCGCTCTTTTCTCTACCACCAG GTTAGACTGCTTGTTGGTGTTCTTAAATCTGTCGGCACTGGAGATCTAACGGTTTCAGATG ttGAAAGAATACTGAATGCCAGGTCTATTACTGCTGCAAGTCCTATGGCTCCTGCATGTGGTCTCTACCTCGGACATGTTAAGTATGAGCTGCTGTGA
- the LOC118037191 gene encoding probable sodium/metabolite cotransporter BASS1, chloroplastic isoform X2 — MYWLWLTLCVCSYSLKLFKIGFLGANFCFELEHILFGCVAQYTIMPAFGLIVSKALGLSPSFSVGLILLGCCPGGTASNVVTLIAQGDVPLSIVMTGCTTLGAVLLTPFLTKILAGTYVPVDAIGLSISTLQVVVAPILLGSYMQSKFPAAVKTVTPFAPLFAVLASSLLACSVFSENVVRLKSSMVAASLPSDASLILRIQSIFSGEMGTIILAVLLLHFAGFFVGYISAAIAGFKEPQRRAISIEVGMQNSSLGVVLAASHFTSPMVALPPAMSAVIMNIMGSSLGFFWRYIDPSDSKDSTQPQD; from the exons ATGTATTGGCTCTGGCTGACACTGTGCGTGTGTTCGTATTCGCTAAAGCTGTTTAAGATCGGATTCTTGGGTGCTAATTTCTGTTTTGAATTGGAACAT ATACTATTTGGATGTGTTGCTCAGTATACAATCATGCCAGCTTTTGGACTGATCGTTAGCAAAGCGTTGGGGCTTTCACCTTCCTTTTCAGTTGGATTGATATTGCTCGGTTGTTGCCCTGGAGGTACCGCCTCGAATGTG GTGACCTTAATTGCTCAAGGGGATGTTCCACTTTCTATTGTAATGACAGGGTGCACTACTCTTGGTGCAGTACTTCTCACTCCATTTCTGACAAAAATTCTGGCAGGAACTTATGTTCCTGTGGATGCCATTGGTCTTTCCATCAGCACTCTACAG GTGGTTGTTGCTCCTATTCTGCTAGGTTCATATATGCAGAGCAAATTTCCTGCAGCTGTGAAAACTGTCACGCCTTTCGCACCACTGTTTGCTGTTTTAGCTTCATCGCTGCTTGCTTGCAG TGTGTTCTCAGAAAATGTTGTTCGTCTTAAATCCTCAATGGTTGCTGCGTCATTGCCATCTGATGCCTCTCTAATTCTTCGCATTCAGTCAATATTCTCTGGTGAAATGGGAACTATAATACTTGCTGTTTTGCTGTTACATTTTGCTGGCTTCTTTGTTGG GTATATATCAGCAGCAATCGCTGGGTTTAAAGAGCCGCAACGGCGGGCAATATCGATTGAG GTTGGAATGCAAAATTCTTCCCTAGGTGTGGTATTAGCTGCATCACATTTCACTTCACCTATGGTTGCGTTACCCCCAGCCATGTCTGCTGTGATTATGAACATCATGGGCAGTAGTCTAGGCTTCTTCTGGAGATACATCGATCCCTCTGATTCGAAGGACAGCACACAGCCCCAAGATTGA
- the LOC118037191 gene encoding sodium/pyruvate cotransporter BASS2, chloroplastic isoform X1: MSLSLLLTSTRPPLLDRTHFKITHANPKRLTFSSHPSFRNLPTLILSSSSGCGSGHEESGHLPVSPPKPTSLDWQQNVLSTAASLYPLYVTAGGIIACFNPSAFSWFVKRGPASYSLSLGLIMLAMGLTLELKDLIALFMQRPLSILFGCVAQYTIMPAFGLIVSKALGLSPSFSVGLILLGCCPGGTASNVVTLIAQGDVPLSIVMTGCTTLGAVLLTPFLTKILAGTYVPVDAIGLSISTLQVVVAPILLGSYMQSKFPAAVKTVTPFAPLFAVLASSLLACSVFSENVVRLKSSMVAASLPSDASLILRIQSIFSGEMGTIILAVLLLHFAGFFVGYISAAIAGFKEPQRRAISIEVGMQNSSLGVVLAASHFTSPMVALPPAMSAVIMNIMGSSLGFFWRYIDPSDSKDSTQPQD, translated from the exons ATgtccctctctctccttctcacATCAACACGGCCCCCACTCCTTGATAGAACCCACTTCAAGATCACCCACGCTAACCCCAAAAGACTCACCTTTTCTTCACATCCAAGTTTCAGAAACCTGCCCACGTTGATACTCAGCTCTAGCTCTGGCTGTGGCTCTGGCCATGAGGAATCTGGTCACCTACCCGTGTCCCCACCAAAACCCACCTCCCTGGATTGGCAACAGAACGTTTTATCCACTGCAGCAAGCCTGTATCCTCTCTATGTGACTGCTGGTGGGATTATTGCTTGCTTCAACCCATCTGCTTTTTCTTGGTTTGTGAAGAGAGGTCCAGCTTCTTATAGTTTGTCTCTTGGGCTCATCATGTTGGCTATGGGTCTCACTTTGGAGCTTAAGGACTTGATTGCCTTGTTTATGCAGAGGCCTCTCTCT ATACTATTTGGATGTGTTGCTCAGTATACAATCATGCCAGCTTTTGGACTGATCGTTAGCAAAGCGTTGGGGCTTTCACCTTCCTTTTCAGTTGGATTGATATTGCTCGGTTGTTGCCCTGGAGGTACCGCCTCGAATGTG GTGACCTTAATTGCTCAAGGGGATGTTCCACTTTCTATTGTAATGACAGGGTGCACTACTCTTGGTGCAGTACTTCTCACTCCATTTCTGACAAAAATTCTGGCAGGAACTTATGTTCCTGTGGATGCCATTGGTCTTTCCATCAGCACTCTACAG GTGGTTGTTGCTCCTATTCTGCTAGGTTCATATATGCAGAGCAAATTTCCTGCAGCTGTGAAAACTGTCACGCCTTTCGCACCACTGTTTGCTGTTTTAGCTTCATCGCTGCTTGCTTGCAG TGTGTTCTCAGAAAATGTTGTTCGTCTTAAATCCTCAATGGTTGCTGCGTCATTGCCATCTGATGCCTCTCTAATTCTTCGCATTCAGTCAATATTCTCTGGTGAAATGGGAACTATAATACTTGCTGTTTTGCTGTTACATTTTGCTGGCTTCTTTGTTGG GTATATATCAGCAGCAATCGCTGGGTTTAAAGAGCCGCAACGGCGGGCAATATCGATTGAG GTTGGAATGCAAAATTCTTCCCTAGGTGTGGTATTAGCTGCATCACATTTCACTTCACCTATGGTTGCGTTACCCCCAGCCATGTCTGCTGTGATTATGAACATCATGGGCAGTAGTCTAGGCTTCTTCTGGAGATACATCGATCCCTCTGATTCGAAGGACAGCACACAGCCCCAAGATTGA
- the LOC118037193 gene encoding uncharacterized protein isoform X2, with amino-acid sequence MTEVNPKASPEESPNERPSKISKTLQEEGDSSEEEEEKEEKEAVDKSMKPGLQRYLVAVEYIGTRFCGSQQQLNHRTVVGVLQEAFHKFIGQPVTICLSSRTDAGVHALSNVCHVDVERISKRKPGEVLPPHEPAVVRKAVNHFLQEGDIMVTDVRSVPAHFHARFKAQERTYFYRLLIGPELLSTFEKDRAWHVSEELDLVSMQEACKVLAGHHDFSSFRASGCQAKSPFRTLEELSVLEVVSTPYFPSITEREQNSSNGEGPHSFHNKCKTGLPTGSISNGIMAGGLNSGTDLGFGIRRRHRCYVITARSRSFLYHQVRLLVGVLKSVGTGDLTVSDVERILNARSITAASPMAPACGLYLGHVKYELL; translated from the exons ATGACAGAAGTAAACCCAAAAGCCTCACCTGAAGAATCTCCGAACGAAAGACCTTCAAAGATCTCTAAAACCCTTCAAGAAGAAGGAGACTCGagcgaggaagaagaagaaaaagaagaaaaagaagctgTAGATAAATCAATGAAGCCAGGACTTCAACGTTACTTGGTAGCTGTTGAGTACATAGGCACTCGATTCTGTGGCTCCCAGCAACAGCTTAATCATAGAACTGTTGTTGGTGTCCTTCag GAGGCATTTCATAAATTCATTGGGCAGCCTGTAACAATCTGTCTATCCAGTAGGACT gaTGCAGGAGTACATGCATTGTCTAATGTTTGTCATGTTGATGTGGAACGCATAAGCAAAAGGAAGCCAGGTGAAGTG TTGCCGCCTCACGAACCAGCAGTAGTCAGAAAAGCCGTGAACCATTTCCTGCAG GAAGGTGATATTATGGTGACTGATGTTCGAAGTGTTCCGGCTCATTTCCATGCGAGATTCAAAGCCCAAGAGCGCAC gtactTTTACCGCTTGCTGATTGGACCAGAGCTTTTGTCCACCTTTGAAAAAGACCGGGCATGGCATGTATCAGAGGAGTTAGATCTTGTTTCCATGCAG GAAGCTTGCAAAGTTCTTGCTGGACATCATGATTTTAGTTCCTTCCGGGCATCTGGTTGTCAG GCAAAATCACCATTCAGAACCTTAGAAGAACTTTCTGTTTTGGAGGTGGTTTCAACTCCATATTTTCCATCGATCACAGAAAGAGAACAGAACAGTTCAAATGGGGAAGGTCCTCATTCATTCCATAACAAGTGTAAGACTGGCTTGCCAACTGGATCTATTTCCAATGGTATTATGGCAGGGGGCTTGAATAGTGGAACTGATTTAGGTTTTGGGATAAGGAGAAGACATCGCTGCTATGTCATAACAGCTCGTTCTCGCTCTTTTCTCTACCACCAG GTTAGACTGCTTGTTGGTGTTCTTAAATCTGTCGGCACTGGAGATCTAACGGTTTCAGATG ttGAAAGAATACTGAATGCCAGGTCTATTACTGCTGCAAGTCCTATGGCTCCTGCATGTGGTCTCTACCTCGGACATGTTAAGTATGAGCTGCTGTGA